In Luteitalea sp. TBR-22, one genomic interval encodes:
- a CDS encoding reprolysin-like metallopeptidase, producing the protein MLKSVAVGTLLALLALAPNTALAQPSDLLLPSQASTTRPQGVAMGRRSRPVRVSLPALARESIKLDLFDDVVVTVDRVLVDQPGPDRLVWVGKDEFGAQAVITVAAGVLTGTVHMPFGIFEITRDPGGDYRVVEIDPAAFPTEDPDDAAAGLDLVSEVVTDPVANTPTGEFSLTGTPTDIAVMIVWTPRSETAGGGRAAMDSLALNLVANANQVYVNSGVNVRLTLAYAGPISFTETTSASTDVASLRSPTDGKADGIHALRDTYAADIVTMLGEYSGTGSCGYGYIMTPLSSSFASSAFNVVDRGCSLGNLSYAHEVGHNQGMLHNRADAGGLTPSQPYAYGYQDPSGAFRTVLSYGSMVRIPYLSSPLTTYGGRPTGTSTEDNARTLSLNAATVAAFRGGSTTTTPTTSPSCTYALSATSLTFPVGGGSKSVSVTAPSGCAWTATESSGWVSLNTTGGTGSGTVVVTTTANGNGSTRKTTVKIAGLNVSVRQRY; encoded by the coding sequence ATGCTGAAGTCCGTCGCCGTCGGCACCCTCCTCGCCCTCCTCGCCCTGGCTCCCAACACCGCCCTGGCACAACCCTCAGACCTGCTGCTTCCGTCGCAAGCGTCCACGACACGCCCACAGGGTGTGGCGATGGGGCGACGTTCGCGGCCAGTGCGTGTCAGCTTGCCGGCGCTCGCGCGTGAGAGCATCAAGCTCGACCTCTTCGACGATGTCGTGGTGACCGTCGACCGCGTGCTGGTCGACCAGCCCGGTCCGGACCGCCTCGTATGGGTGGGCAAGGACGAGTTCGGCGCGCAGGCCGTCATCACGGTGGCCGCCGGCGTGTTGACCGGCACGGTACACATGCCGTTCGGGATCTTCGAGATCACGCGCGACCCGGGTGGCGACTACCGCGTCGTGGAGATCGACCCGGCGGCGTTCCCCACCGAGGATCCCGACGACGCGGCGGCCGGCCTCGACCTCGTGAGCGAGGTCGTCACCGACCCGGTCGCCAACACCCCGACCGGGGAGTTCAGCCTGACGGGCACGCCCACCGACATCGCCGTGATGATCGTGTGGACCCCGCGGTCGGAGACCGCCGGCGGCGGTCGCGCCGCGATGGACAGCCTCGCCCTGAACCTCGTGGCCAATGCCAACCAGGTGTACGTCAACAGCGGCGTGAACGTGCGCCTGACGCTGGCCTACGCTGGCCCCATCAGCTTCACGGAGACCACGAGCGCGAGCACCGACGTGGCCAGCCTGCGGTCGCCGACCGACGGCAAGGCCGACGGCATCCATGCCCTGCGCGACACGTATGCCGCTGACATCGTGACCATGCTCGGCGAGTACAGCGGCACCGGCTCGTGCGGCTACGGCTACATCATGACCCCGCTCTCCTCGAGCTTCGCCTCCTCGGCGTTCAACGTCGTGGACCGCGGCTGCTCGCTGGGCAACCTCTCGTACGCCCACGAGGTCGGGCACAACCAGGGGATGCTGCACAACCGCGCCGACGCGGGCGGCCTGACGCCCTCGCAGCCCTACGCCTACGGCTACCAGGATCCGTCCGGCGCGTTCCGCACGGTGCTGTCCTACGGCTCGATGGTGCGCATCCCGTACCTGTCCAGTCCGCTCACGACGTACGGCGGACGTCCCACGGGCACCAGCACCGAGGACAACGCGCGCACGTTGTCCCTGAACGCCGCCACCGTCGCCGCGTTCAGGGGCGGCTCGACCACGACCACGCCAACCACGTCGCCCTCGTGCACCTACGCGCTGTCGGCCACATCGCTGACGTTTCCGGTGGGTGGAGGCTCGAAGTCGGTGTCGGTGACCGCTCCGAGCGGCTGCGCCTGGACGGCCACCGAGTCGTCGGGTTGGGTGTCGCTCAACACCACGGGCGGGACCGGCAGCGGCACGGTGGTCGTCACCACCACCGCCAACGGCAATGGGTCGACCCGCAAGACCACCGTCAAGATCGCCGGACTGAACGTCTCGGTGCGACAGCGCTACTGA
- a CDS encoding hybrid sensor histidine kinase/response regulator, giving the protein MCLALASLTLSRPVEALDPARLVSQYVRQSWDAADGLTQNTVQAIVQTRDGYIWLGTDAGLVRFDGVRFTTFDRHNTPALARHNVRALAEGPDGSLWIGLQPHGLVRLRDGRFNVVGAREGLPDAAVSCLLVDRAGALWVGTFGAGVLRLSGGRFETFTRSRGLAHDQVRSMVQARDGVIWVGTDGAGVSRIADGRILPALPPSALTGSVIWSMAQDRSGAMWFGTYAAGLWRLADGRLTHFDDADGLPSDNVWALDEDRDGNLWVGTSAGLARLVDGRFTPGARAGGVVRTPIRSLFEDRDHALWIGGYGVGLSRLSDGAFTPTGTDEGLSIDRTFGLHEDAHGVLWVGTDGGGLNRIDRAGPHRAITHVEGLPSNSVWVVTGGPDDSLWVGSEGGVSRREGRGWRTWTRADGLSENRVWALRWLHDGTLLVGTFSGLDKRVGDRFEPLVPGSTAFRSGVRWILETASHDVWVATNSGGLVRRRPDGQLRVFTRAQGLPGDDIVSLYEGPVGTIWVGSRSGLARIRQDSVVAFTPEQGMPDDGVFGVLTDDRQQLWASSKRGIFRVGLAELDDVARGARRRVTPLFFDKGDGLRSQEGTSGSQGVAIRDAQGLLWFSTLKGVVSLEPARLGSGGRVPTAVIERVSLGEPRQVIDGPFSDRAVVVPPGPRGLAIDYTTPDVAQAHRTRFEYRLTGVDPEWVAADTRRVAYYTWLPPRRVTFEVRAIDPEGRRGPVAASLAIDVQPFFHETWWFRGLLGLIAAGLIAGGVRARTAVMHARHRDLERQVEERTRALHEAKIRAEDASKAKGEFLANMSHEIRTPMNGIIGMTDLALESAADGETQRHLRVVRDSAQALLRVINDILDFSKIEAGKLEISPVPLDLRDCLDGVMRTLRFKAEQKGLAFDCTVAPDLPVHVVADGDRLRQVLLNLLDNALKFTREGSVRLDVSVDRSDEQGLTLAFRVTDTGIGIPLDTQSRIFEAFTQADGSTSRLYGGTGLGLSISTRLVQMMGGAISVESQPGVGTSFRFTARVGHVRTDAALRHGTALARPAASLRPLSILLAEDHPVNQRIAVAALSRAGHRVVVAPDGAAAVAAAEQGAYDIILMDLQMPHLSGFDATAAVREREARLGLPRVPIIAMTAHAMASEVQRCLQAGMDGHIAKPVQVAALAGIVSEFAARGEAAATRC; this is encoded by the coding sequence GTGTGCCTGGCGCTGGCATCCCTGACGCTGTCCCGGCCGGTCGAGGCGCTCGACCCGGCGCGCCTGGTCTCGCAGTACGTCCGGCAGTCCTGGGATGCCGCCGACGGCCTGACGCAGAACACGGTGCAGGCCATCGTCCAGACGCGGGACGGCTACATCTGGCTCGGCACCGACGCCGGGTTGGTCCGCTTCGACGGCGTCCGTTTCACCACCTTCGACCGGCACAACACGCCGGCCCTTGCCCGACACAACGTCCGCGCCCTGGCCGAGGGGCCCGATGGCTCGCTCTGGATCGGACTGCAGCCGCACGGCCTGGTCCGGCTGCGTGATGGCCGTTTCAACGTGGTCGGCGCCCGGGAAGGGCTCCCTGACGCGGCGGTGTCGTGCCTGCTGGTGGATCGCGCCGGCGCGCTGTGGGTGGGCACGTTCGGCGCCGGCGTGCTGCGCCTGTCGGGCGGCCGCTTCGAGACCTTCACTCGATCCCGAGGCCTCGCGCACGACCAGGTCCGGTCGATGGTGCAGGCCCGTGATGGCGTGATCTGGGTGGGCACCGACGGCGCGGGCGTCTCGCGAATCGCCGATGGTCGGATCCTTCCGGCGCTGCCGCCGTCGGCCCTGACCGGTTCGGTGATCTGGAGCATGGCGCAGGACCGATCGGGGGCCATGTGGTTCGGCACGTACGCCGCCGGCCTCTGGCGTCTCGCCGATGGACGGCTGACCCACTTCGACGACGCCGATGGGCTGCCCTCCGACAACGTCTGGGCCCTCGACGAGGATCGGGACGGCAACCTGTGGGTCGGCACCAGCGCCGGCCTGGCGCGGCTGGTCGACGGCAGGTTCACACCGGGGGCCCGCGCCGGCGGCGTCGTCCGGACGCCCATACGCAGCCTGTTCGAGGATCGCGACCACGCGCTCTGGATCGGCGGCTACGGCGTCGGCCTCAGCCGGCTGTCCGACGGCGCATTCACCCCGACAGGCACCGACGAAGGCCTGTCGATCGATCGCACCTTCGGACTGCACGAGGACGCTCACGGCGTCCTGTGGGTGGGGACCGACGGCGGGGGCTTGAACCGGATCGATCGCGCCGGCCCCCACCGGGCCATCACCCACGTCGAGGGGCTCCCGAGCAACAGCGTGTGGGTGGTCACCGGCGGTCCGGACGACTCGCTCTGGGTGGGCAGCGAGGGCGGCGTGTCGCGTCGGGAGGGGCGCGGCTGGCGCACCTGGACGCGCGCCGACGGGTTGTCGGAGAACCGCGTCTGGGCGTTGCGGTGGCTGCACGACGGCACCCTCCTGGTCGGGACCTTCTCCGGCCTCGACAAGCGCGTCGGCGACCGCTTCGAGCCGCTGGTGCCCGGCAGCACGGCATTCCGCAGTGGCGTCCGCTGGATCCTCGAGACCGCCTCTCACGACGTCTGGGTCGCCACCAACAGCGGCGGGCTCGTCCGGCGTCGTCCCGACGGGCAACTGCGCGTGTTCACCAGGGCGCAGGGGTTGCCCGGCGACGACATCGTGTCGTTGTACGAAGGACCGGTCGGCACCATCTGGGTGGGCTCGCGCAGTGGCCTGGCCCGCATCCGCCAGGACAGCGTGGTGGCGTTCACGCCGGAGCAGGGCATGCCCGACGACGGCGTGTTCGGCGTGCTGACCGACGACCGGCAGCAGCTCTGGGCGTCGAGCAAGCGCGGCATCTTCCGGGTCGGGCTCGCCGAGCTCGACGACGTGGCACGGGGGGCGCGCCGTCGCGTGACGCCGCTCTTCTTCGACAAGGGCGACGGGCTGCGCAGCCAGGAGGGCACCAGCGGGTCGCAGGGCGTGGCGATACGCGACGCGCAGGGCCTGCTCTGGTTCTCCACGCTGAAGGGGGTCGTGTCGCTCGAGCCGGCGCGCCTCGGCAGCGGTGGGCGCGTGCCGACGGCGGTGATCGAGCGCGTGTCGCTCGGCGAGCCGCGGCAGGTGATCGACGGACCGTTCAGCGACAGGGCGGTGGTCGTCCCGCCCGGGCCGCGTGGCCTCGCGATCGACTACACCACGCCCGACGTCGCGCAAGCCCATCGCACCCGGTTCGAGTACCGGCTCACCGGCGTCGACCCCGAGTGGGTCGCCGCCGACACGCGCCGCGTCGCCTACTACACGTGGCTGCCGCCCCGCCGCGTCACCTTCGAGGTGCGGGCGATCGATCCGGAGGGCCGGCGCGGCCCGGTGGCTGCCTCGCTCGCCATCGACGTCCAGCCGTTCTTCCACGAGACCTGGTGGTTCAGGGGCCTGCTCGGCCTCATCGCCGCCGGCCTGATCGCCGGAGGCGTGCGGGCGCGCACCGCGGTGATGCACGCCCGCCACCGCGACCTCGAGCGGCAGGTCGAGGAACGGACCCGGGCGCTGCACGAGGCCAAGATCCGCGCCGAGGACGCCAGCAAGGCCAAGGGCGAGTTCCTGGCCAACATGAGCCACGAGATCCGCACGCCGATGAACGGCATCATCGGGATGACCGACCTCGCGCTCGAGTCGGCCGCCGATGGCGAGACGCAGCGACACCTCAGAGTGGTGCGTGACTCGGCGCAGGCGCTGCTTCGCGTGATCAACGACATCCTCGACTTCTCGAAGATCGAGGCCGGCAAGCTCGAGATCTCGCCCGTGCCGCTCGACCTGCGCGACTGCCTCGACGGCGTGATGCGGACGCTACGGTTCAAGGCCGAACAGAAGGGCCTCGCCTTCGACTGCACGGTGGCGCCCGACCTGCCCGTCCACGTGGTCGCCGATGGCGATCGCCTGCGCCAGGTGTTGCTCAACCTGCTCGACAACGCCCTGAAGTTCACCAGGGAGGGATCGGTGCGGCTCGACGTGTCGGTCGACAGGAGCGACGAGCAGGGACTGACGCTGGCGTTCAGGGTGACCGACACGGGGATCGGCATTCCCCTGGACACGCAGTCGCGCATCTTCGAGGCGTTCACGCAGGCCGATGGATCCACGAGCCGGCTGTACGGCGGCACCGGCCTCGGTTTGTCGATCTCCACCCGGCTCGTGCAGATGATGGGCGGCGCCATCAGCGTCGAGAGCCAACCGGGCGTCGGGACGTCGTTCCGGTTCACGGCACGCGTCGGTCACGTGCGGACCGATGCCGCGCTGCGCCACGGCACGGCCCTGGCGCGTCCCGCGGCGTCGCTGCGTCCGCTGTCCATCCTGCTGGCCGAGGACCATCCGGTGAACCAGCGGATTGCCGTGGCCGCCCTGAGCCGGGCCGGCCACCGGGTCGTCGTCGCGCCCGACGGCGCCGCTGCCGTCGCGGCGGCCGAGCAGGGCGCATACGACATCATCCTGATGGATCTGCAGATGCCGCACCTGTCGGGGTTCGACGCCACGGCAGCCGTGCGCGAACGCGAGGCCCGCCTCGGATTGCCGCGCGTGCCGATCATCGCCATGACCGCGCACGCGATGGCCAGCGAGGTGCAACGCTGCCTGCAGGCCGGCATGGACGGCCACATCGCCAAGCCCGTGCAGGTCGCGGCGCTGGCCGGGATCGTCAGCGAGTTCGCGGCACGAGGCGAGGCTGCAGCGACACGTTGCTGA
- a CDS encoding response regulator transcription factor yields MRTRILVADDHSMVADGLGRIVADVADLLGAAHDGRELVEAATRLKPDVIVTDVEMPELSGIDAMRHLRMVGCTARFIFLTMHRSPELAAEALRLGASGYLLKEDAGEELLVAIKAVVGGRTYLTPRLTAHVLRQMAAPPDAVSTLSDRQRQVLRLVALGKRMKEIASELDISVRTVEGHKAQLMDRLGCESTADLVRIAIKQHIVPQ; encoded by the coding sequence GTGCGCACCAGGATCCTCGTCGCCGACGACCACTCGATGGTGGCCGACGGACTCGGACGCATCGTGGCGGATGTGGCCGACCTGCTCGGCGCTGCGCACGACGGGCGTGAACTGGTGGAGGCCGCCACGCGCCTGAAGCCCGACGTCATCGTGACCGACGTGGAGATGCCTGAACTGAGCGGCATCGATGCCATGCGGCACCTCCGGATGGTCGGTTGCACGGCCCGCTTCATCTTCCTGACGATGCACCGATCGCCGGAACTGGCCGCCGAGGCGCTGCGTCTCGGGGCGTCGGGGTACCTGCTCAAGGAGGATGCGGGCGAGGAACTGCTGGTGGCGATCAAGGCCGTCGTCGGCGGCCGCACCTACCTGACGCCCCGCCTCACCGCGCACGTGCTGCGGCAGATGGCCGCTCCTCCCGATGCGGTCTCGACGCTGTCGGACCGGCAGCGGCAGGTGTTGCGCCTCGTCGCGCTCGGCAAGCGCATGAAGGAGATCGCGTCCGAACTGGACATCTCGGTGCGTACCGTCGAAGGCCACAAGGCGCAGTTGATGGATCGACTCGGCTGCGAGAGCACCGCCGACCTGGTGCGGATCGCGATCAAGCAGCACATCGTGCCGCAATGA
- a CDS encoding response regulator transcription factor, whose product MPRCRVVLAEDHAPMAAVLRALLGEVFDVVAEVADGEALLAHSTALAPDAIVCDIGLPRLSGLDAAERLLARDAHACIVLVTIDVDPSCVNRALAIGVRGYVAKPDAGEELVPAVLAALARRVYLSSSVRPAPPSRHP is encoded by the coding sequence ATGCCCCGCTGCCGCGTCGTGCTCGCCGAGGACCATGCCCCGATGGCGGCGGTGCTGCGCGCGCTGCTCGGGGAAGTGTTCGACGTCGTGGCGGAGGTCGCCGATGGCGAGGCCCTCCTGGCGCACTCCACGGCCCTGGCCCCCGACGCCATCGTGTGCGACATCGGCTTGCCGCGCCTGAGTGGCCTTGACGCCGCCGAGCGGCTGCTGGCGCGCGATGCCCACGCCTGCATCGTGCTCGTGACGATCGACGTCGATCCGTCGTGCGTCAATCGTGCCCTGGCCATCGGGGTGCGCGGCTACGTCGCCAAGCCGGACGCCGGCGAGGAACTGGTCCCGGCCGTGCTGGCGGCGCTGGCGCGCCGCGTATATCTCTCCTCGAGCGTGCGCCCCGCCCCGCCGTCACGCCATCCGTAA
- a CDS encoding TonB-dependent siderophore receptor, whose protein sequence is MARQTQPPSAEPSSEASTTTIREVGGRLLLSDETVVVAPEPGAVVRDASIATKAESPILETPRSVTVVDRRTLDDLGALNLSQAHDYTVGLTPLDERGLAVARGFPIDFYDLRRDGLRTYAWSVREVAAVDRVQYLRGAASVLYGDGSPGALVNMVLKKPLPVGRREFSGTIGGAGLLRGTADVTGPIAASRRVRYRVIAAVEGLDNGFDNDERRISLLPTLAVDIGTTGSLTVDTEWYRQRGRAYRHLVPATPSAQRGDFSGYPWDLNVNAPEEGWVGSNLSPGVRYDVALGRSASLHAAGRYTRIDGDIEGQGLVGLSADGRTAQRIAYDEDSTWHEYQTDTFAVSTFTTGRLRHRLVTGLEAGLSTADRSIASGPATPLDVTMPSYPPQLAPPSRRSAYDIGRAGLYASDQVGVGGRVTLVPSIRWSRIAVDQRIADGQQASSADTVVSPGLGVVWLGRPWWSVYANASSGFEPPTPGQFDPDGRALAPARHALLEAGIKAEVGRRRLSVTAAGFHIRRTNVAEADGRGAFRQIGQAESRGVEVEALGALTSWLSVRSGYAWTATAITRDATGAEGNHLPNAPRHAAHAWITARLPWGQGRPLTVAGGVVAVSSRFTTRDNLIVAPAYRRLDASAWYRPGDSPVSVGVVAFNLANTRYVTSGAGATFVAAPLRRVSLQCTTTF, encoded by the coding sequence ATGGCGAGGCAAACGCAGCCGCCATCTGCCGAGCCATCGTCGGAGGCCTCGACGACGACCATCCGCGAAGTGGGGGGCAGGCTACTGCTGAGCGACGAGACCGTGGTGGTCGCGCCGGAGCCGGGCGCCGTGGTGCGTGATGCGTCGATTGCCACCAAGGCCGAGAGTCCGATCCTCGAGACGCCGCGGAGCGTCACGGTCGTCGACAGGCGCACCCTCGACGACCTCGGCGCGCTCAATCTCTCGCAGGCCCATGACTACACCGTCGGCCTCACGCCGTTGGACGAGCGAGGCCTTGCCGTGGCGCGAGGATTCCCGATCGACTTCTACGACCTGCGGCGCGACGGGCTGCGCACCTACGCCTGGAGCGTGCGCGAAGTCGCGGCGGTCGATCGGGTCCAGTACCTGCGCGGGGCAGCCTCGGTGCTGTACGGTGACGGCAGTCCGGGCGCGCTGGTCAACATGGTGCTGAAGAAGCCGCTGCCGGTCGGCCGACGCGAGTTCAGCGGGACCATCGGTGGGGCAGGGCTGCTGCGGGGCACGGCCGACGTCACCGGACCGATCGCGGCGTCGAGGCGGGTGCGCTACCGGGTGATCGCGGCGGTCGAAGGTCTCGACAACGGCTTCGACAACGACGAGCGCCGCATCAGCCTGCTGCCGACGCTGGCCGTGGACATCGGCACGACCGGATCGCTGACCGTGGACACCGAATGGTACCGACAGCGCGGGCGTGCCTACCGCCACCTCGTCCCCGCGACGCCGTCAGCGCAGCGAGGTGACTTCTCGGGATATCCCTGGGATCTCAACGTGAACGCCCCGGAGGAGGGATGGGTGGGCAGCAACCTGTCCCCGGGCGTGCGCTACGACGTCGCCCTCGGGCGCAGCGCCAGCCTGCACGCGGCCGGGCGCTACACCCGGATCGACGGCGACATCGAGGGGCAAGGGCTCGTGGGGCTGTCGGCCGACGGCCGTACGGCCCAGCGCATCGCCTACGACGAGGACAGCACTTGGCACGAGTACCAGACCGACACCTTCGCCGTCAGCACGTTCACGACCGGTCGCCTCCGGCATCGCCTCGTAACCGGCCTCGAAGCAGGGCTGAGCACGGCCGACCGCTCCATCGCGAGCGGGCCCGCCACGCCGCTGGACGTCACCATGCCGTCCTATCCCCCACAACTGGCGCCCCCGTCGCGACGTTCCGCGTACGACATCGGGCGGGCCGGCCTGTACGCGAGCGATCAGGTCGGGGTCGGCGGCCGCGTCACGCTGGTGCCATCGATCCGGTGGAGTCGCATTGCCGTCGACCAGCGGATCGCCGACGGGCAGCAGGCCTCCTCGGCAGACACCGTCGTCAGCCCCGGCCTCGGCGTGGTCTGGCTGGGTCGGCCGTGGTGGTCGGTCTACGCGAACGCCTCGTCGGGATTCGAGCCGCCGACGCCGGGCCAGTTCGACCCCGATGGCCGGGCGCTCGCCCCGGCGCGCCACGCGCTGCTCGAAGCCGGCATCAAGGCCGAAGTCGGCCGTCGGCGCCTGAGCGTGACGGCGGCCGGCTTCCACATCCGACGGACCAACGTCGCGGAGGCGGATGGTCGCGGCGCGTTCCGGCAGATTGGCCAGGCGGAGAGTCGCGGAGTCGAGGTCGAGGCCCTCGGGGCGCTCACCTCGTGGCTGTCGGTGCGCAGCGGGTACGCCTGGACGGCGACGGCCATCACGCGCGACGCCACGGGGGCGGAGGGCAACCACCTGCCGAACGCCCCGCGTCATGCCGCGCACGCGTGGATCACCGCGCGCCTTCCGTGGGGGCAGGGCAGGCCCCTGACCGTGGCCGGCGGGGTGGTCGCGGTGTCGTCCCGCTTCACCACGCGCGACAACCTGATTGTCGCGCCAGCCTACCGGCGACTCGACGCATCGGCGTGGTATCGCCCGGGCGATTCGCCCGTCTCGGTGGGCGTCGTCGCGTTCAACCTCGCCAACACGCGATACGTGACATCGGGCGCCGGCGCCACGTTCGTGGCGGCGCCACTCCGTCGGGTGAGCCTGCAGTGTACGACCACCTTCTGA
- a CDS encoding histidine kinase yields the protein MSVLLLGVALACGPRSAVAQAPAQPPAGDAPAILFVSPDDPDRPYNRAFADGLRQALNADGPRPTLYRESFDQARFGGDQSYVAEFRDWLHRKYRRRRIDAIVVRQQATLQLFERRPDNPWNDVPIVYSTLGALSIDIAATHPTASGVVMENPLPHLLDVIGRLLPGTRRIAVVRGASAHELVREAWWIPQIRAHGLEVEDLVDLPMPRLLARLADLPTDTVPIVFSFQQDRDGQYYEPGEVVPRLARAASRPLFTIVGDNLSSGLVGGPLPDYAIVGRAAGRHVLERLSGAPPRTMTVPVSAYVPSVFDARQLARWGIDEDRLPPGSRVHSRPPSLWRDYRGTVIGALAIGLFQSALVALVLVQRHHRARAQAELRASYVRLQDLTERLLTARDEERARIARDLHDDLGQRMASIAIGLGRVRRVAAELAPSVAEAIGQVQADAKALSGDLRELSHDLHPGALEHVGLVETLRERCAELASDTGIVVRLHASGECRDLPAAVALCLYRIAQEALQNVRVHAQARQVTVTLTRGATRVHLEVADDGRGIGEAGRRSRRGLGLTSIGERVRLLSGTFDIHGVPGEGTTMHVSLPIEPAPVPPSPVPVEKNRAAT from the coding sequence GTGTCCGTGCTCCTGCTCGGCGTCGCCCTGGCCTGCGGCCCGCGATCGGCCGTCGCGCAGGCACCGGCACAGCCGCCGGCCGGCGACGCTCCGGCCATCCTGTTCGTGTCGCCCGACGACCCTGACCGCCCGTACAACCGCGCGTTCGCCGACGGACTCCGGCAGGCGCTCAACGCCGACGGGCCGCGGCCGACGCTGTACCGCGAGTCGTTCGATCAGGCCCGCTTCGGGGGCGACCAGTCGTACGTCGCCGAGTTCCGCGACTGGCTGCATCGCAAGTATCGCCGTCGCCGCATCGACGCCATCGTGGTGCGCCAGCAGGCGACGCTGCAGCTCTTCGAGCGCCGTCCGGACAACCCGTGGAACGACGTCCCCATCGTGTACAGCACCCTCGGGGCGCTGTCGATCGACATCGCTGCCACCCATCCCACGGCCTCCGGCGTCGTCATGGAGAACCCGCTGCCGCACTTGCTGGACGTGATCGGCCGCCTGCTGCCCGGCACGCGCCGCATCGCGGTGGTGCGCGGCGCATCGGCGCACGAACTGGTGCGCGAGGCGTGGTGGATACCCCAGATTCGCGCCCACGGGCTCGAGGTCGAGGATCTCGTCGACCTGCCGATGCCGCGCCTGCTCGCACGACTGGCCGACCTGCCCACCGATACGGTGCCGATCGTGTTCTCGTTCCAGCAGGATCGGGACGGGCAGTACTACGAACCAGGCGAGGTGGTGCCGCGCCTGGCCAGGGCCGCGTCGCGCCCGCTGTTCACCATCGTCGGCGACAACCTGTCGAGCGGCCTGGTGGGAGGTCCGCTCCCCGACTACGCGATCGTCGGGCGGGCGGCCGGGCGCCACGTCCTCGAACGGCTGTCGGGCGCCCCGCCGCGAACCATGACGGTGCCGGTGTCGGCCTACGTGCCGTCGGTGTTCGACGCCAGGCAACTGGCACGCTGGGGCATCGACGAGGATCGCCTCCCGCCCGGGAGCCGCGTGCATTCACGGCCACCGAGCCTGTGGCGTGACTACCGCGGCACGGTCATCGGCGCCTTGGCCATCGGCCTGTTCCAGTCGGCCCTGGTCGCGCTCGTGCTGGTGCAGCGCCATCACCGGGCGCGCGCCCAGGCCGAGCTCCGCGCCAGCTACGTGCGGTTGCAGGACCTGACCGAGCGCCTGCTCACGGCCCGCGACGAGGAGCGGGCCAGGATCGCTCGCGACCTCCACGACGACCTCGGGCAGCGCATGGCCTCGATCGCGATCGGGCTCGGCCGCGTCCGTCGCGTCGCTGCCGAACTGGCGCCCTCCGTGGCGGAGGCGATCGGCCAGGTGCAGGCCGACGCCAAGGCGCTGTCGGGCGACCTGCGCGAGCTGTCGCACGACCTCCATCCCGGCGCGTTGGAGCACGTCGGCCTCGTCGAGACCCTCCGCGAGCGCTGCGCCGAGCTGGCGTCCGACACCGGCATCGTGGTGCGTCTCCATGCGTCGGGTGAGTGCCGGGATCTGCCGGCAGCGGTCGCGCTGTGCTTGTACCGGATCGCGCAGGAGGCGCTCCAGAACGTGCGCGTGCACGCGCAGGCGCGACAGGTGACCGTCACGCTCACGCGCGGCGCCACGCGCGTGCACCTCGAGGTGGCCGACGATGGCCGCGGCATCGGCGAGGCGGGGCGTCGCAGCCGGCGCGGGCTGGGGCTGACCAGCATCGGTGAGCGGGTGCGACTCCTGTCGGGGACGTTCGACATCCATGGCGTCCCCGGCGAGGGCACGACGATGCACGTGTCGCTGCCGATCGAGCCCGCCCCCGTGCCGCCGTCGCCGGTGCCCGTCGAAAAAAATCGCGCCGCCACGTAG